The Nostoc sp. 'Lobaria pulmonaria (5183) cyanobiont' DNA window CGCTTGGTTCATGTTAAACCTAAATACGCCTACGGTAAGCTCCAACAGCTATTATCACCATCCGCCCACCGGATCAGACCCAGTTGTATTGTGGCTGATAAGTGCGGTGGTTGCCAGTGGCAGCATATTAATTATGATTACCAGCTAGCAGCCAAGCAAAATCAAGTTATCCAAGCTTTGGAACGCCTTGGCGGTTTTATCCAACCACCAGTAGATCCGGTACTTGCTGCCCCTTCTGCTTTCGGCTACCGTAACAAATCTACATATCCTTTGGGTATATCGGCAACAGGACAGGTACAAGCTGGTTACTATCAAAAAGGTAGTCACCAATTAATTAATTTAAATCAATGTCCAGTCCAAGATGCGCGATTAAATCCCTTACTTGCCGAAGTTAAGCAGGATATTCAACAACGAGGTTGGCGAATCTATGACGAACAGCGCCATCTTGGACAAATTCGCCATCTTGGTTTACGCATTGGCCGACACACAGGGGAAATGTTGCTGACTTTCGTGGTGAAGGACTGGAATTTATCAGGAATTGAAACCCAAGCCCAGGAATGGTTAAAGCGTTATCCGCAGTTAGTAGGAGTGTCGCTCAATCGCAATAGCGATCGCACAAATGCTATCTTTGGATCAGAAACCCGTTGCATCGCTGGAGTACCCCAGCTGCGTGAATATTTTGCTGGACTGGAATTTCAAGTACGCCCAGATACATTTTTCCAAGTATATACAGAAACGGCAGAGGCTCTATTGCAGGTAATTCAATCAGAACTCAATCTTCAAGGGCATGAGTTCCTGGTTGATGCCTACTGTGGTATAGGGACTTTAACTTTACCCCTCGCCAAAAAAGTTCGTATTGCTACAGGATTAGAAGTGCAACCAGCAGCAGTAGAACAAGCTATTTTGAATGCCCACCGCA harbors:
- the rlmD gene encoding 23S rRNA (uracil(1939)-C(5))-methyltransferase RlmD, with protein sequence MTKIIWQQGELIEVTIANLSDTGDGVGRADERVVFVPETVPGDRAIVRLVHVKPKYAYGKLQQLLSPSAHRIRPSCIVADKCGGCQWQHINYDYQLAAKQNQVIQALERLGGFIQPPVDPVLAAPSAFGYRNKSTYPLGISATGQVQAGYYQKGSHQLINLNQCPVQDARLNPLLAEVKQDIQQRGWRIYDEQRHLGQIRHLGLRIGRHTGEMLLTFVVKDWNLSGIETQAQEWLKRYPQLVGVSLNRNSDRTNAIFGSETRCIAGVPQLREYFAGLEFQVRPDTFFQVYTETAEALLQVIQSELNLQGHEFLVDAYCGIGTLTLPLAKKVRIATGLEVQPAAVEQAILNAHRNGIDNVTFQVGAVEKLLPQMGTIPEVVILDPPRKGCDRAVIDTLRQLKPYRIVYVSCKVATLARDLKLLCQDGQYTITRVQPADFFPQTAHVETAAFLVLSHFDKGSNSFKKTEI